Part of the Marinifilum sp. JC120 genome, CACATCCCCAGCAGTTCCCCATGATCGCAATGATCTGGCTGATCAACATCTTCCTGATCAACGTATGGTTCATGGATGGATGGCCGGGATGGAAAGCCGTTCCCAAAACCCCTGAAGAACTCGAAGAGATCAAGGAAGAAATTGTAGCGGATGATGTGAAATGGACCCCCAGCCTTGCCAAAGGTCTGGCCGTTGGTCTGGCTTGCGGACTTATCATCTACTTCGCCGTTATCAAAGTCCTGCCCTGGGTCAGCGCAAACTTCACCATTATTGAATAAGCGCAAGGAACAAGGAGTTAAATTATGAGTAGTAATAAAAAAAGTATAAGTAGACGTGACTTTGTCAAAGGTGCGGCCACCGGTGTCGTAGCCGGTGCCATGGCTGGAATGGGGCTGTATTCATACACTCCCATGGCTTACAGCAACCTAACCAAACCCGAGCGTAAACAGCATGATTTCGGTGTCTGCCGCAGCGTACGCGTAACCAATATCTCTGAAACAAGCTGGTTCAATAATGCCCACCTCATCGGTGATATCCACGAAGCCGGGGGACTGCTGGTTAACCAGTACACCCTGAACTGGGCTCCTTTTGCCAACGGTAAAGGTTCCGCACAGGGTTCATACGAAGAGGGCATCAGCAGCATCAAGGACCTGCTGCCCCACGATCTGGAAAAAGCTTGGGAAATCCAGAAAAAACTGGCCCTGCACCCGGATAATCCCGGCGGTTATTCCTGCCTTATCGAAGTGGAAGAACTGGACGGCACCAGACATAAATATCTGCTGGATACCGGATGGTCATACGAATGGATGAATGACAGCTTCAAACGTGAAGGCATTGATAAAATGCTGCGTGATCAGGAAATCGAAGCTCTGTTCATTTCACATGAACACTGGGACCATTTCTGGGGTCTCCCTGTTACCCTGAAATATGACAATCGTATCCCTCTGTACCTGCATGACGGTTTCTACGAAGAAGGAATCCAGTATGTTAAGGACTGCGGCTACAAGGGTGACCTGAAAATCGCAGACAAAGCCATCACTGAGATCATTCCCGGCATGGCACTGCTTAAGTTTGATGTCCCCATCATCAACCGCGTCTTTGGTGAAACCTCTCTGGCTTTCAACGTCAAGGACCATGGTCTGGTGCTTATCTCCGGCTGCTGCCATCAGGGAATCCTGAAATTTGCCGACTTTGCACACAACAACCTTAAATATGAAAAAGATAAGTTTTACGGCATTTACGGTGGGCTGCACATTTCGCCCTTTGATGACTGGGACCCCAAATACGACGACCTCGTAATCTCTCTTGGAGAATGGGGCTTTGAGCGTATCGGCTGCAACCACTGCACCGGGCACCTCACCGCCAAAAAATTCATCGAGGCAGGTTATCCTGTTGTGCGCGGAACGGCGCGTTTCCGCTCAGCATCCAAGGACTATCTCGGCAACGGCGACAAAATCAATTTCGGCTGTTAAAGCCCCCACCACTCCTATGGAAGCTGTCCTGACCTTTTCATGAAATGGTCAGGGCAGCCCTACAAGGTAAATCAACCATGAACCTTTCCTCAATATTACCTCCCGGACGAAACAGGAACCACCTGATCAACATGCCGGAAATTCTGGTCAACTGCATGCTGGCTGCCTGCCAGCATGATGAATTCAAAAAAATGATTGGCTGGAAAGGCATCGCGGTCTGCCCCAAGGGCAAAAAAGCATGGACCATGATAATAAGTGCAAGGCCGGGAGTCTTCGGGTTTTGTGCTGATAAGGAAACCCAAAGAGAATCGGGTTGCCGTGCATTGCTTGCCCTTTATTATTTCCCCGAAAAAGATGAAGAGCTGCTGGAGTCTATGTCTCTTGCCGCCAATATTTCAGCCATTCAGGACGACTATATTGAATCCGTCCGCCACTTTTCATCTGATGAGAAGTGGGCGGCTCCGTTTCGTATCGCAGCGGTTGATGCCGAACTTGATACGGACAAAAATAATTTTTCCCTGAAATTTTCCGCCGACCAGTACAAAATATCTATCTGCCGTGACGGTGTGGCGACCGAGGACGGCCAGTGGATCATTGCTCCCGGAGAGATGGAAGAAAAGATTCCGGCTCATGCTATTGCCACGGATTTCCTGCTTGTACTGGGAGCAGCAATATCCAACAGTCTTGAAATTCCTCCCTGTAGATTTGAGAGGATCGAAACTCCGGGCAAAGTCTTGGGCTACGATGCCATGGGAAACAAATTTCCTAGCAACCACAAAACCACTACCCTCACTGACGCATTGGATTGGAGAGAACGCGAGGCATTACCCAGTCTTGCGTTCTCCCATTCCTCTACCTCTACAGCATCAGGGAATGCCGAAGACAGAGACCATTTACCGGCCCCCTTGGACAAAGCTCTTTTCTGGGAAACCCACGACCTTGCCGCCATTGGAAACAAAGGCGACCATGATTACGCTTTTGATGACCGGCCCGCATTAATCATGATCAGCGGTTTTCTGGGGGCAGGAAAGACAACCTTCCTGAACCAGCTGCTGGAATACCATGCCGCACGCAAAGAACTGGTAGCCATTATCCAGAATGAAATCGGCCAGACCGGGGTAGACGGCAAGCTGCTCGAAGGGGATGATTCCATCATCGAACTAGACGAAGGCTGCATCTGCTGTAGTCTGGCTGGCAGCCTCACCAAGGGAATCAGACAATTGAAAGCCCGCTTCAAACCCAAGGTTATTGTCCTTGAGGCAACCGGGGTCGCCAATCCTTTCAATGTCCTCAATGAGATAGAAACCATCCGTTCACTTGTCCGCCTTGAGTCCGTGACCACACTGGTCGATGCCGAAAACGGACCGCAACTCTTTAAAGAAAGCGACATCGCCCGGAATCAGGTCAAGGCTGCCGACACCATAATTCTTAATAAGTGCGACCTTGTCTCCCGGAAAGAACAAGAAGCTCTGACAGAGCACCTGCGCACCCTCAACAGCCGGGCTTTGCTGGTCAACACCGAGTTCGGCGAAATCAACCCCGGAACAATTTATGAAAACGATCCGCGGAAGCAACAATCCAGAGAGGATTTCTTTCCCCCGCAGGAACGCCCCGGGCATACTCACGACATGGAAGGATTCACCTCCCGTCGTTTTGCCTTTAACGAATCTCTGCCCCGCAAAAAACTCCAGCAGTTAATGGATACACTGCCTGAAAATGTTTTCCGGCTTAAAGGAATCGTAAAAATTGCTGAAAATAATGACCCGCTGGTCGTGCAATACGTATGCGGAAGATATGAATTTTCCAGCCTTGGCGGGGAGTTTAATGATGAAAGCTTTCTCGTAGCTATTGGCAGGGATATGGATCTTTCAGAATTGGAAAAACTTGAAGGAGTTTATTCATGAATATTTTGCAGCAGGGTGGTTTCATAATGTGGCCGCTGCTTATTCTTTCCATTGGTTCATTAGCGATCATGGCGGAACGATTTGTGGCCTTTTCCACCAACAGATTCCCAAAGGGTAAGCGGTTAAATGAAATCCTAAGCATGGTCCGCCAGAAAAAAGCGGATGAGGTTTTACAGACTGTGGATGAATCCTGCCCTGTCTATCTACATATATTCAAAGCCTTTCTCAGCGAACTGCCGTCTGCTGAGAAAAAACAGGAAATTCAACTGGCCGGGGATGAGGCCCTATATTCCCTCAGCCGCCGCCTTGATTTTCTGGCTACAGTGGCTACTGCCGCTCCGCTCATAGGTCTGCTGGGTACAGTCCTTGGCATGATTAAGGCGTTTTCCAAGCTTTCAGCTTCAGGCAATGTGGATATAACCATGCTGGCCGGAGGTATATGGCAGGCCCTGCTGACCACTGCGGCGGGACTGAGCGTAGCTATCCCGGCCCTTATCGCCCACCGCTGGTTCTGCCGTCTGCACGAAAAAGAAGCCTTTGCCATGCAGCATACAGCCAATCTGATTTATAACACCCGGCAGGACTAACAGGTTCCGTCATGATTTCATTTACCCGCCAAAAAATTCAGCCCGCCGGACCGGACCTGACTCCTCTGCTGGATGTTGTTTTTATTCTTTTGATCTTTTTCGTAGTCTCCACTGTTTATACGGCAAAAGGCATGAAAATGGACCTGCCCTCGGCAGAGACAGCCAAACCTGTTGCCGGAAAATCACTGGAAATAGAATTGCGGGAGGACGGTAAGATCTTGTGTGACATGCAGCCGGTCACTTTTCACGCCCTGAGCCATGAACTGCACCTACTGGCGGGCAAACCGGCAGCCATGCAGCCGGAGCATATCCTGTTCAAATCAGCACCGCAGGCGCGAGTTGAAGATTTTGTCCGTATTGTCGATCTGGTTCGCAAAGAAGAATGCGGCAATCTGGTCATCGCCACCATGAACAGCAAGGAAGACAAGATTAAGGAATCCCGATGAGCTCGCGCCAACTTCTCGATTGCTGCATAGCCACTTCCATCTTAATTCACCTCTGCCTGATTCAGTTTGACTGGACTCCCGAACCGGCCATGTGCGGAGAGATGATAACTCTTCCCATTGACTTTGATATTCCAGCGGCTTCTTCCACTGATTCCATGGTCCTTGAACAGGGGGCTACAAGAAATTCCGATAAAAATAATGCGGAAGAACGTGCGCGCAGGTTGGAACGATTGGCAAAAAAACGGTATCTGAAACAGATCCGAGAGGCTGTTGAACAGCGCAAATTCCTTACGGAAAAGGCTGACCTTTCCGGACTTATCGGGAATGTGCAGTATTTCTTCCACATCCGTCCCGATGATACTTTTTCGGAAATACGGCTTGTCCGTTCCTCAGGCAGTCAACATATGGACAAAGCCGCAGGCCGGGCCATCGCCGCAGCAAGTGGAGTGGTCAAACGCCCCCGCATCCTTCAGGGTCAGTCATTCACCTTAAAAATCACCGTTAAATATCAACGCAATATGTAAGTATAGATATTGCGCGACATACAAAGCACAGACTGTCAGTTTTATTTTTTACACTGAGTACAACTCCAAACAGGAGAAGCCTCACAATGTGCTAACACACTGTGAGGCTTTACTTTTCCATGGAGCCAACGATCGGAATTGAACCGACGGCCTGCTGGTTACGAATTGTCTGGCGGGAGATCAAAATTTCAGCCGGAAATGCCCGTAATTCCTTGATTCATGCACCCTCCCCCTATTTCAGCCCATTTCCAAAACTGCCGAAAACCACCTAAAACTACCGAGTTTTGTACGCAGATTTGCGGACACTTTGCGGACACTTTGCGGACAGATCATCTGATAGACTAGTGATTTTTCCAAACACTAAAATTAAGTGTATTTACTCCTTGTGGAGACAATTTCATCATTGCCCTGAAAAGCTGGAAGCTACCCGCGCTCAGCTGGTCCAAGAAATCAAGTCTGGCCTAAGCAATGACGACAAGCAATTCCTGCTCTCCGTCAAAAAAGGAAATCCTGAATGGGAACTTCTGGGAATCTCTCACGCCGCACAACTTCCTGCCGTGCTTTGGAAACTGCATAATATAGAGAAATTGCGGAAGAACGAGAAGAAGCATGCTGAGGCTGTTCGGAAGCTTGAGGAGTGTTTGGGATAAGGCCCCATTTCCTCTTGTGAAGTGCCCTATAGATGACGGACAGTCTCTGAGAGGTTAAGGTCAGCCCGCCCCGTCAGGCAGTCATTCGTGGTCTGGACATCGTCAATGAATTTTGATCTATTGTGTTTGCGTTTGGACATCCAGACTCCACCAAATGGGTGAAATTGTTTTGGTTGTTATCTGGATGAAAGTGTAAATAAAAACGAAAGACGCCAGCCGTGATGTTGTGTCAGGCGGGCTGATCGCTCAGATTAGGTATAATAAATAATTTTGTAGCTTAAAATTATTTTAAGAAAGGAAACACAGTGAAAATGACAAATAAGACAACTCCGGTTTCGTACATATTGACCTGTCCTCCCGGAACCTATCTTCCAGAACCGCGTATCAGAACAACACTGGACAGGATTGGAAATAAACGCCTGACAATTTCTGCTGCCGGCCTTCCTGAACGAACTGTTTTAATGCTACAAA contains:
- a CDS encoding MBL fold metallo-hydrolase, whose translation is MSSNKKSISRRDFVKGAATGVVAGAMAGMGLYSYTPMAYSNLTKPERKQHDFGVCRSVRVTNISETSWFNNAHLIGDIHEAGGLLVNQYTLNWAPFANGKGSAQGSYEEGISSIKDLLPHDLEKAWEIQKKLALHPDNPGGYSCLIEVEELDGTRHKYLLDTGWSYEWMNDSFKREGIDKMLRDQEIEALFISHEHWDHFWGLPVTLKYDNRIPLYLHDGFYEEGIQYVKDCGYKGDLKIADKAITEIIPGMALLKFDVPIINRVFGETSLAFNVKDHGLVLISGCCHQGILKFADFAHNNLKYEKDKFYGIYGGLHISPFDDWDPKYDDLVISLGEWGFERIGCNHCTGHLTAKKFIEAGYPVVRGTARFRSASKDYLGNGDKINFGC
- a CDS encoding GTP-binding protein, which translates into the protein MNLSSILPPGRNRNHLINMPEILVNCMLAACQHDEFKKMIGWKGIAVCPKGKKAWTMIISARPGVFGFCADKETQRESGCRALLALYYFPEKDEELLESMSLAANISAIQDDYIESVRHFSSDEKWAAPFRIAAVDAELDTDKNNFSLKFSADQYKISICRDGVATEDGQWIIAPGEMEEKIPAHAIATDFLLVLGAAISNSLEIPPCRFERIETPGKVLGYDAMGNKFPSNHKTTTLTDALDWREREALPSLAFSHSSTSTASGNAEDRDHLPAPLDKALFWETHDLAAIGNKGDHDYAFDDRPALIMISGFLGAGKTTFLNQLLEYHAARKELVAIIQNEIGQTGVDGKLLEGDDSIIELDEGCICCSLAGSLTKGIRQLKARFKPKVIVLEATGVANPFNVLNEIETIRSLVRLESVTTLVDAENGPQLFKESDIARNQVKAADTIILNKCDLVSRKEQEALTEHLRTLNSRALLVNTEFGEINPGTIYENDPRKQQSREDFFPPQERPGHTHDMEGFTSRRFAFNESLPRKKLQQLMDTLPENVFRLKGIVKIAENNDPLVVQYVCGRYEFSSLGGEFNDESFLVAIGRDMDLSELEKLEGVYS
- a CDS encoding MotA/TolQ/ExbB proton channel family protein, with the translated sequence MNILQQGGFIMWPLLILSIGSLAIMAERFVAFSTNRFPKGKRLNEILSMVRQKKADEVLQTVDESCPVYLHIFKAFLSELPSAEKKQEIQLAGDEALYSLSRRLDFLATVATAAPLIGLLGTVLGMIKAFSKLSASGNVDITMLAGGIWQALLTTAAGLSVAIPALIAHRWFCRLHEKEAFAMQHTANLIYNTRQD
- a CDS encoding biopolymer transporter ExbD, yielding MISFTRQKIQPAGPDLTPLLDVVFILLIFFVVSTVYTAKGMKMDLPSAETAKPVAGKSLEIELREDGKILCDMQPVTFHALSHELHLLAGKPAAMQPEHILFKSAPQARVEDFVRIVDLVRKEECGNLVIATMNSKEDKIKESR